The proteins below come from a single Vidua chalybeata isolate OUT-0048 chromosome 1, bVidCha1 merged haplotype, whole genome shotgun sequence genomic window:
- the LOC128795764 gene encoding transmembrane protein 68-like isoform X2 — translation MSGGNESCTAGPTSMSYLTCLTYILEEWTGVEDIGDYLSYAFYILWLLFPLVVVFVLPGVIIILFYVSILWLHIYKRKNEIKEAYSHDVWIGAREMLATIWDGHGRIWHGYELHGVENIPQGPGLVVFYHGATPVDYIYFSARLHIMKKRRCNVVADHFVFRLPGFRILLEVFGVIHGPKEACVRTLEKGHLLAIAPGGVREALFSDEMYTILWSDRKGFAQVAIDAKVPVIPMFTQNVREAFRTLGGISQP, via the exons ATGTCAGGTGGAAATGAATCCTGTACTGCAGGACCAACATCTATGTCCTATTTAACTTGCCTGACTTACATTCTGGAAGAATGGACTGGTGTGGAGGATATTGGAGATTATCTGAGTTATGCATTCTACATTTTATGGTTGCTTTTTCCACTTGTAGTAGTCTTTGTACTTCCAGGAGTTATTATCATTCTCTTCTACGTTTCCATTCTCTGGCTTCATATTTataaaaggaagaatgaaaTAAAGGAAGCTTATTCCCATGACGTTTGGATAGGTGCAAGAGAAATGTTGGCAACCATATGGGATGGTCATGGGAGAATATGGCATG GTTATGAGCTTCATGGTGTTGAAAATATTCCTCAAGGACCAGGACTTGTTGTGTTTTATCATGGAGCTACTCCCGTTGACTATATCTATTTCTCAGCTAGACTACATATAATGAAGAAGAGGCGCTGCAATGTAGTAGCTGATCATTTTGTCTTTAGATTACCAG GTTTTAGAATACTACTTGAGGTATTTGGAGTTATACATGGACCAAAAGAAGCTTGTGTCAGGACTCTGGAGAAGGGCCATCTGTTAGCCATTGCCCCAGGTGGAGTTCGGGAAGCACTCTTCAGTGATGAAATGTACACTATTTTGTGGAGTGATCGGAAGGGCTTTGCTCAGGTCGCCATTGATGCAAAAGTG